The following are from one region of the Desulfovibrio sp. TomC genome:
- a CDS encoding YchJ family protein — protein sequence MTEPCPCLSGASYAACCGPLLAGKRRAETAEALMRSRYTAYVRGDAVYLERTLWPRKRVGFDAAALLTWNAQTNWTGLRILATSQGGAADETGVVEFVASYVREQTPEEVHEVSRFRKKGGVWFYVDGRLDDEPEPAAPAVAADGSPRPGRNALCPCGSGKKFKRCCG from the coding sequence ATGACCGAACCGTGCCCCTGCTTAAGCGGCGCTTCGTATGCGGCGTGCTGCGGTCCCCTGCTGGCCGGCAAGCGCCGGGCTGAAACGGCCGAGGCGCTCATGCGCTCGCGCTACACGGCCTACGTTCGAGGCGACGCCGTCTACCTTGAACGCACGCTTTGGCCGCGAAAGCGCGTGGGCTTTGATGCCGCGGCCCTGCTGACCTGGAATGCGCAAACGAACTGGACCGGCCTTCGCATCCTGGCCACGAGCCAGGGCGGGGCGGCGGACGAGACCGGGGTGGTGGAATTTGTCGCTTCCTATGTCCGGGAACAAACGCCGGAGGAAGTGCACGAAGTCAGCCGGTTTCGCAAAAAAGGCGGCGTCTGGTTCTATGTCGACGGCCGGCTCGACGACGAGCCGGAACCTGCCGCGCCGGCAGTGGCCGCCGACGGTTCGCCGCGTCCCGGACGAAACGCCTTGTGCCCCTGCGGCAGCGGCAAAAAATTCAAGCGCTGCTGCGGCTGA
- a CDS encoding tRNA (mnm(5)s(2)U34)-methyltransferase, with the protein MRFLATAALTFAQTLVAKVARPGDITVDATAGNGHDAVFLARLVGLGGVVHCFDIQPAALAATEALLKRAALAGAARLHGTGHEHLAEVLPAEHRGRVAAVLFNLGFQPGGDETVTTRAETTLAALDASRDVLAGGGVISVVCYTGHPGGEEEARRVGNWCRELDFAAWRAARYELVNKPGSPIIVYCVEKAAQAG; encoded by the coding sequence ATGCGTTTTCTGGCCACGGCCGCCCTCACCTTTGCCCAGACGCTCGTGGCCAAGGTGGCGCGGCCCGGCGACATCACCGTGGACGCCACGGCCGGCAACGGCCACGATGCGGTTTTCCTGGCCCGGCTGGTGGGTTTGGGCGGGGTGGTCCATTGCTTTGACATCCAGCCGGCGGCCCTGGCTGCGACCGAAGCGTTGCTCAAACGGGCCGCCCTGGCCGGCGCGGCGCGTTTGCACGGCACAGGCCACGAACATCTGGCCGAGGTCCTGCCGGCAGAGCATCGTGGCCGGGTGGCGGCGGTGCTGTTTAACCTGGGCTTCCAGCCGGGCGGGGACGAGACCGTGACCACCCGGGCCGAAACGACCCTGGCGGCCTTGGACGCCAGCCGCGATGTCCTGGCCGGGGGCGGGGTGATTTCGGTGGTGTGCTATACCGGGCATCCGGGCGGAGAGGAGGAAGCCCGGCGCGTGGGGAACTGGTGCCGGGAGCTTGATTTTGCGGCTTGGCGGGCGGCGCGCTACGAACTGGTCAACAAACCCGGCAGCCCGATCATCGTCTATTGCGTCGAAAAGGCCGCCCAGGCCGGCTGA
- a CDS encoding methyltransferase domain-containing protein, whose protein sequence is MDFSIAILAQPNDVYWRAAEDVVYPLRDALSGMGYAVEILTRDLSDKSVNIIFGLQDVPDFPLNDIPPNSIIYNIEQITKGSKALQPHYIESLCNFTVWDYSERNIDILKRNFKATSIRHIPLGYVPEMVCLRDDYPKDIDVLFYGSMNKRRQSIIDALLERGLNAVAVGKIFGHERNFLIARSKIVLNMHYYTPGIFEEVRMGFLLANKKTIVCERNADTTVPPAFEDTCAFAPYEALVETITRLLAHPEHCAEQGARGQSCFTKRPYADILADAAREAAPRPSGRRSLPTRLNAGSGKDFKETDLNIDINPQWRPDILLDLSAPLSQGIVYATRRFGDVTLPAGHFREIIANDVLEHVPDAIATMTNFLTLLRVGGVLSLQVPYDLSYGAWQDPTHVRAFNEMSLKYYTDWAWYVGWRDYRFSVTGILYSFSESGKALYAQNKDIALLLRTPRAVDSMQVTLEKRACTDAEKREFDRHHRTFYK, encoded by the coding sequence ATGGATTTCAGCATTGCTATTCTTGCACAACCCAATGACGTCTATTGGAGGGCGGCTGAGGACGTCGTCTATCCTTTGCGAGACGCCCTTTCCGGCATGGGCTACGCCGTCGAAATCCTGACACGAGACCTCTCCGACAAGTCCGTCAACATCATCTTTGGGTTGCAGGATGTCCCGGACTTTCCTCTCAACGACATTCCACCAAATTCTATAATTTATAATATCGAGCAAATCACCAAAGGGAGCAAAGCACTTCAACCGCACTACATTGAATCACTGTGCAATTTTACGGTTTGGGATTACAGCGAAAGGAATATAGACATATTGAAAAGAAATTTCAAAGCAACATCCATTCGCCACATACCGCTTGGATATGTTCCTGAAATGGTCTGCTTGCGGGATGATTATCCAAAGGACATCGATGTCCTCTTCTACGGATCGATGAACAAACGACGGCAGTCGATCATCGACGCATTACTTGAGCGTGGCCTAAACGCGGTCGCGGTTGGAAAAATATTTGGGCACGAACGTAATTTTCTGATCGCGCGGTCCAAAATAGTCTTAAATATGCACTATTATACGCCAGGCATATTCGAAGAGGTCCGCATGGGCTTTCTTCTCGCCAACAAGAAAACGATTGTTTGCGAACGCAACGCAGACACCACGGTGCCGCCCGCATTCGAAGACACATGCGCTTTTGCGCCGTATGAAGCGCTTGTGGAGACTATCACCCGATTGCTGGCACACCCCGAGCATTGCGCCGAGCAGGGGGCGCGCGGCCAGAGCTGTTTCACCAAACGCCCCTATGCCGACATCCTGGCGGACGCCGCCCGCGAGGCAGCCCCCCGCCCGAGCGGCCGGCGAAGTCTGCCGACGCGGTTAAACGCCGGTTCGGGAAAGGATTTCAAAGAGACAGACCTGAATATCGACATCAACCCCCAATGGCGGCCGGACATTCTGCTCGACCTTTCCGCACCCCTCTCCCAGGGAATCGTTTACGCGACGAGGCGATTTGGCGACGTCACCCTGCCCGCCGGGCACTTCAGGGAAATCATCGCCAACGACGTGTTGGAACATGTGCCCGACGCCATCGCGACAATGACCAATTTCCTGACGCTGCTTCGCGTCGGAGGAGTGTTGTCCCTGCAAGTACCCTACGACCTGTCCTACGGGGCCTGGCAAGACCCCACGCATGTCCGGGCCTTCAACGAAATGAGCCTTAAATACTATACCGACTGGGCCTGGTATGTAGGATGGCGGGACTATCGTTTCTCGGTGACCGGCATTTTATACTCTTTCAGCGAATCCGGGAAAGCCCTTTACGCCCAAAACAAAGACATTGCGCTTCTGTTGCGTACGCCGCGGGCGGTTGACAGCATGCAGGTTACTCTTGAAAAAAGGGCGTGTACTGACGCGGAAAAGCGCGAATTTGATCGTCACCATCGAACGTTCTACAAATAA
- the ricT gene encoding PSP1 domain-containing protein — protein sequence MSHILGIKFRDHGQVYYFESGPFVVAMGDDVLVQTEQGLGMGRVVVVRDDPPEAALEQELKPIFRLPTQEDVDTRRENDQLAREAHTWCRRCIETRNLEMKLVDVEVLHDRTKIVFYFTAPGRVDFRELVKDLVKAYHTRIELRQIGVRHETQMLGAIGNCGQICCCRRFMRKFAPVTIKMAKEQNLFLNPTKISGICGRLLCCLSFEQENYEQFQKKCPRVGKKFATAFGMAKVLRTNLFRETVTVLDEAGDEREMTVEEWTQAVENRPVAPEGVIEAADGSRPDIPRFEPPRPDAPRAPSPRPESGRSAPRGESRRSEGPAGERRGAGRDQQSRDQGRDQQGRGDQGRDQERRRGREAGAPAAPRAAAAPGAPEGTGPDAAAAAKDAVPAGANPPQGEGRVGAGRSSRRGRRPGRRPPLPGGEAAPEQQPQPRSRPKRPDARQGGKPSREPESGS from the coding sequence ATGAGCCATATCCTCGGCATCAAGTTCCGTGACCACGGACAGGTTTACTATTTCGAATCCGGCCCCTTTGTGGTGGCCATGGGCGACGACGTGCTCGTCCAGACCGAGCAGGGCCTCGGCATGGGACGGGTTGTCGTCGTGCGCGACGATCCGCCCGAAGCCGCCCTGGAACAGGAACTCAAACCCATTTTCCGGTTGCCCACCCAGGAAGACGTCGACACCCGCCGCGAGAACGACCAGCTCGCCCGCGAAGCCCATACCTGGTGTCGCCGCTGCATCGAAACCAGGAATCTGGAGATGAAGCTCGTGGACGTGGAAGTACTCCACGACCGCACCAAGATCGTTTTCTATTTCACCGCGCCCGGCCGTGTCGATTTCCGCGAACTGGTCAAGGATCTGGTCAAGGCCTACCACACCCGCATCGAACTGCGCCAGATCGGCGTGCGCCACGAGACGCAGATGCTCGGGGCCATCGGCAATTGCGGCCAGATCTGCTGCTGCCGCCGGTTCATGCGCAAGTTCGCCCCGGTCACCATCAAGATGGCCAAGGAACAGAACCTGTTCCTCAATCCCACCAAGATTTCCGGCATCTGCGGCCGGCTCCTGTGCTGCCTGTCGTTTGAGCAGGAGAACTACGAGCAGTTCCAGAAGAAATGCCCCCGGGTCGGCAAGAAGTTCGCCACGGCCTTTGGCATGGCCAAGGTGCTGCGCACCAACCTCTTTCGGGAAACCGTCACCGTCCTTGACGAGGCCGGCGACGAACGCGAGATGACGGTGGAGGAATGGACCCAGGCCGTGGAAAACCGTCCGGTTGCCCCGGAAGGCGTCATCGAAGCGGCCGACGGCTCCCGCCCCGACATCCCGCGTTTTGAGCCCCCCCGGCCGGACGCCCCCCGGGCCCCGTCGCCGCGCCCCGAATCCGGCCGCTCCGCCCCCCGGGGCGAATCCCGGCGCAGCGAGGGACCAGCCGGCGAACGGCGTGGGGCCGGCCGCGACCAGCAAAGCCGTGACCAGGGCCGCGACCAGCAAGGCCGTGGCGACCAGGGCCGCGACCAGGAGCGCCGCCGTGGCCGCGAAGCCGGCGCCCCGGCCGCGCCCCGGGCAGCCGCCGCTCCTGGCGCTCCCGAGGGCACAGGCCCCGACGCCGCCGCTGCCGCAAAGGACGCCGTTCCGGCCGGGGCCAACCCGCCCCAGGGCGAAGGCCGCGTCGGAGCCGGCCGCTCCTCGCGCCGGGGCCGTCGTCCCGGCCGCCGCCCCCCGCTCCCCGGCGGCGAGGCCGCTCCCGAGCAACAGCCACAACCCCGTTCGAGGCCCAAACGCCCGGACGCCCGCCAAGGCGGCAAACCTTCTCGTGAACCGGAGAGCGGATCGTGA
- the metG gene encoding methionine--tRNA ligase encodes MNRFFITTPIYYVNAKPHLGHAYTTIVADAMARFHALRGEDVFFLTGTDEHGDKIAEAAAKAGQTPKEYADVISGLFSSLWPALGITPTRFIRTTDADHIAAVKRALQLVYDKGDIYFGEYGGHYCKGCERFLTEKELVDGLCPDHKVKPDYIAEKNYFFRMSKYQGQLLDHIKANPDFIRPRQYRNEVVSLLESGALDDLCISRPKSRLTWGVELPFDANFVTYVWFDALINYLTAAGWPDAPDFPAWWGAAEHLVAKDILKPHAVFWPTMLLAMGLPLYKRLNVHGYWLVRDTKMSKSLGNVVEPAAMAARAGLSGMRYFLLREMVFGADASFTDEAFVGRFNADLANDLGNLANRTLAMAAKYFGSVMPAEAAADCADDDLAQLAEAAVANYLTLFASAQFSRALDALWELVRGLNKYVDAMAPWTLFKEGRTDRLATVMRNVLGGLRQVAVCLLPVMPEAAATLLTQLGQDPAAVKLTDEAVAFAPLAAGTQVALTSNLFPRLEVAAKDEPAPAPKAKAAKEAGKAKDKAPAAKPGPAAEVDYEDFAKLDLRLGNVLSVAPVPGADRLYAVSVDIGEDAPRQVVAGLAEHFKPEELVGRQVTLVANLKPRKLRGVVSHGMILAVRHAGGMALVGASVPVAPGDRVS; translated from the coding sequence GTGAATCGTTTTTTCATCACCACGCCCATATACTACGTCAATGCCAAGCCGCACCTTGGCCACGCCTACACGACCATCGTGGCCGATGCCATGGCCCGGTTCCATGCCCTGCGCGGCGAGGACGTCTTTTTCCTGACCGGCACCGATGAACACGGCGACAAAATCGCCGAGGCGGCCGCCAAGGCCGGACAGACGCCCAAGGAATACGCCGACGTCATAAGCGGCCTGTTTTCCAGCCTGTGGCCGGCCCTTGGCATCACGCCGACCCGTTTTATCCGCACCACCGACGCCGACCACATCGCCGCTGTCAAACGCGCCTTGCAGCTGGTCTACGACAAGGGCGACATCTACTTCGGCGAATACGGCGGCCACTACTGCAAGGGCTGCGAGCGGTTTTTGACCGAAAAGGAACTGGTCGACGGCCTGTGCCCGGACCACAAGGTCAAGCCGGACTATATCGCCGAGAAGAACTACTTCTTTCGCATGTCCAAGTACCAGGGCCAGCTGCTCGACCACATCAAGGCCAACCCGGATTTCATCCGCCCGCGCCAGTACCGCAACGAGGTGGTCAGCCTGCTCGAATCCGGGGCGCTCGACGACCTGTGCATCTCCCGGCCCAAGTCGCGTCTGACCTGGGGCGTGGAGCTGCCCTTTGACGCCAATTTCGTCACCTATGTCTGGTTCGATGCCCTCATAAACTACCTGACCGCCGCCGGCTGGCCCGACGCCCCGGATTTCCCGGCCTGGTGGGGCGCGGCCGAGCATCTGGTGGCCAAGGATATTTTAAAACCCCATGCCGTGTTCTGGCCCACCATGCTGTTGGCCATGGGCCTGCCGCTGTACAAGCGCTTAAATGTCCACGGTTACTGGCTGGTGCGCGACACCAAGATGTCCAAGTCCCTGGGCAACGTCGTCGAACCGGCCGCCATGGCTGCCCGGGCCGGCCTGTCCGGGATGCGTTATTTTCTGCTGCGGGAGATGGTTTTCGGGGCGGATGCGAGCTTTACCGACGAGGCCTTTGTCGGCCGGTTCAACGCCGATCTGGCCAATGACCTGGGCAATCTGGCCAATCGCACCCTGGCCATGGCCGCCAAGTATTTCGGCAGCGTCATGCCGGCCGAGGCGGCCGCCGACTGCGCCGATGACGATCTGGCCCAGCTGGCCGAAGCGGCCGTGGCCAATTACCTGACGCTTTTTGCCTCGGCCCAATTCTCCCGGGCGCTTGACGCCCTGTGGGAACTCGTGCGGGGACTCAATAAATACGTCGACGCCATGGCGCCCTGGACGCTTTTCAAGGAAGGCCGCACCGACCGGCTGGCCACCGTCATGCGAAACGTCCTTGGCGGTCTGCGCCAGGTCGCCGTCTGCCTGCTGCCGGTCATGCCCGAAGCGGCCGCCACGCTGTTAACCCAGCTCGGCCAGGACCCGGCCGCCGTCAAACTGACTGACGAGGCCGTGGCCTTTGCCCCGCTTGCGGCCGGGACCCAGGTGGCGCTCACTTCCAATCTCTTTCCCCGCCTGGAAGTCGCGGCCAAGGACGAACCTGCCCCGGCCCCCAAGGCCAAAGCGGCCAAAGAGGCCGGCAAGGCCAAGGACAAGGCCCCGGCCGCCAAGCCCGGGCCGGCGGCGGAAGTGGACTACGAAGACTTTGCCAAACTCGATCTGCGCCTGGGCAATGTCCTGTCCGTGGCCCCGGTGCCCGGAGCCGACCGGCTCTACGCCGTGTCCGTGGACATTGGCGAGGACGCGCCCCGGCAGGTGGTGGCCGGGCTGGCCGAACACTTCAAACCCGAAGAGCTGGTCGGCCGGCAGGTCACCCTGGTGGCCAACCTCAAGCCCCGAAAATTGCGCGGGGTCGTCTCCCACGGCATGATCCTGGCCGTGCGCCATGCCGGCGGCATGGCCCTGGTCGGGGCCTCGGTCCCGGTCGCCCCGGGGGACCGGGTTTCATAG
- a CDS encoding methyl-accepting chemotaxis protein codes for MRVSLQLRLTLTTIFGFALVVLAANVAANWRLSSAIDTAKASLARVERDLGSTDQSTARADLAALSKLLDAAPGEVLTASSVTSVVCAAVLVTLFLLLLGRNLMRPLELLAAYATRVGEGRMERLPDDPRFIGRLGLLRQSLETMVATLDSQLHLAKTRAAEIEEHAAAAEKASREASRAVKKDEARRLGMLGAGETLESVADSIKEATRSLRQEARDVSSGAEEQKTCIDETADSVAVMVDATVAVAKSAEQAASAAEEARRRAAEGASVVDDSVAAIGRVSTLAASLKSNMADLGRQAESIGQVMTVISDIADQTNLLALNAAIEAARAGEAGRGFAVVADEVRKLAEKTMTATAEVGKVIQAIQSGTFENIRHMDEAATAVDDATTLAGQSRAALGQIVTLSGDASAQVVSIAKASDEQVAASERIQAAIERIRDLSGRTTDGMVRSAATIEALGGEIEELIKLNGVFKLIGQGAAQDAVEELAGASEMAALDRSAMERLMRQALAQNTFLELLYATDAKGIQITENIAPAGFHAASTGSVRGKNWSGRPWFTGVIANQDTAISPIYMSEASNEYCLTISTPIRINDRIVGVLGADIKVFG; via the coding sequence ATGCGTGTATCCCTGCAATTGCGGTTGACCCTGACCACCATCTTCGGTTTTGCCCTCGTCGTCCTGGCCGCCAATGTCGCGGCCAACTGGCGGCTTTCCAGCGCCATCGACACCGCCAAGGCATCGTTGGCCCGGGTTGAACGCGACCTGGGGAGCACGGATCAAAGCACGGCCCGGGCCGATCTGGCCGCGCTGTCCAAACTGCTCGACGCCGCGCCCGGCGAGGTCCTGACCGCCTCATCCGTCACCTCTGTGGTGTGTGCCGCTGTTCTCGTGACCCTGTTTTTGCTGCTGCTTGGCCGCAATCTCATGCGCCCCCTGGAACTGCTGGCCGCCTATGCCACCCGGGTGGGCGAGGGCCGCATGGAGCGGCTCCCGGACGATCCCCGCTTCATTGGCCGCCTGGGCCTTTTGCGCCAGAGCCTGGAAACCATGGTGGCGACCCTGGACAGCCAGCTGCATCTGGCCAAAACCCGCGCCGCCGAAATCGAGGAACATGCCGCTGCCGCCGAAAAAGCCTCCCGCGAGGCCAGCCGGGCCGTGAAAAAGGATGAAGCCAGACGCCTGGGGATGCTTGGAGCCGGCGAAACCCTGGAAAGCGTGGCCGATTCCATCAAGGAGGCCACACGTTCGCTGCGCCAGGAAGCGCGCGACGTCTCGTCCGGCGCGGAAGAGCAGAAAACCTGCATCGACGAAACCGCCGACTCCGTGGCCGTCATGGTGGACGCCACGGTCGCCGTGGCCAAAAGCGCCGAGCAGGCCGCCTCGGCCGCCGAGGAAGCCCGTCGCCGGGCCGCCGAAGGAGCCTCGGTCGTGGACGACTCGGTGGCCGCCATCGGCAGGGTTTCCACCCTGGCCGCGTCGCTCAAATCCAATATGGCCGACCTCGGCCGGCAGGCCGAATCCATCGGCCAGGTCATGACCGTCATTTCCGATATTGCCGATCAGACCAATTTGCTGGCCTTAAATGCCGCCATCGAGGCCGCCCGGGCCGGCGAGGCCGGACGCGGCTTTGCCGTCGTGGCCGACGAAGTGCGCAAACTGGCCGAAAAAACCATGACCGCCACCGCCGAAGTCGGCAAGGTCATCCAGGCCATCCAAAGCGGCACCTTTGAAAACATCCGCCACATGGACGAGGCCGCCACTGCCGTGGACGACGCCACCACCCTGGCCGGCCAGTCCCGGGCCGCCCTTGGCCAGATCGTCACCCTGTCCGGCGACGCCTCTGCCCAGGTAGTGTCCATCGCCAAGGCCTCCGATGAGCAGGTGGCGGCCAGCGAACGCATCCAGGCCGCCATCGAACGCATCCGCGACCTGTCCGGCCGCACCACCGACGGCATGGTCCGCTCCGCCGCCACCATCGAAGCGCTTGGCGGGGAAATCGAAGAACTCATCAAGCTAAACGGCGTCTTCAAATTGATCGGCCAGGGAGCCGCCCAGGATGCCGTCGAAGAGCTGGCCGGGGCGTCCGAAATGGCCGCCCTCGACCGTTCCGCCATGGAACGCCTCATGCGTCAGGCCCTGGCCCAAAACACCTTTCTGGAACTCCTCTACGCCACCGACGCCAAAGGGATTCAAATCACGGAAAATATCGCGCCAGCAGGGTTTCACGCCGCCTCCACCGGGTCCGTTCGCGGCAAGAACTGGTCCGGCCGTCCCTGGTTCACCGGCGTCATCGCCAACCAGGATACCGCCATTTCCCCCATCTACATGTCCGAAGCCTCCAACGAATACTGCCTGACCATCTCCACCCCCATCCGCATCAACGACCGCATCGTCGGCGTGCTCGGAGCCGATATCAAGGTGTTCGGGTAG
- a CDS encoding HlyD family secretion protein, whose protein sequence is MMQRGAVLLVAVLMIVGGALWLRVNTQPRKAVPVTAATPAAAPSTAMPPTPAWVAAPGRVEPVSEEMRLGFDIAGKLAEVSAEEGDVIKQGQILARLAADEFAARIDAAEQVLAAREAALAKVLAGARDMERREAKAALQEARTVSEVARIEHQRRRQLLAKEVLSQEEADRAEREYKVATDRMDAARQRFRLVDDPAREEDVKRAMAEAAEARARLAEAQALAAKAVIRSPIDGVVLRKHRRAGEMVSVSFDTPVVTVGDISRLRVRADVDERDISRVNPGQKAVFMAEAYGERRFTGTVVRVAKILGKKNIRTDEPAEKNDTRILETLIDVDAPAELPVGLRLDVFILTAPDAEKTLPAYTP, encoded by the coding sequence ATGATGCAGCGCGGGGCCGTTCTGCTTGTGGCCGTCCTCATGATCGTTGGCGGAGCGCTGTGGCTGCGCGTCAATACCCAGCCCCGCAAGGCAGTGCCCGTAACGGCCGCGACCCCGGCCGCCGCCCCCTCCACGGCCATGCCCCCGACTCCGGCCTGGGTGGCCGCGCCCGGCCGGGTGGAGCCGGTCTCGGAGGAAATGCGCCTGGGCTTTGATATTGCAGGCAAACTGGCCGAAGTGAGCGCCGAGGAAGGCGACGTGATCAAACAGGGCCAGATCCTGGCCCGGCTGGCTGCCGACGAATTTGCCGCCCGCATCGACGCGGCCGAACAGGTCCTGGCCGCCCGCGAAGCCGCCCTGGCCAAGGTACTGGCCGGAGCCCGGGACATGGAGCGCCGGGAAGCCAAAGCCGCCCTTCAGGAGGCCCGCACCGTCTCGGAGGTGGCCCGCATCGAACACCAGCGCCGCCGCCAACTTCTGGCCAAGGAAGTGCTTTCCCAGGAAGAGGCCGACCGGGCCGAACGTGAATACAAGGTCGCAACCGACCGCATGGACGCCGCCCGGCAACGCTTCCGCCTCGTGGACGATCCGGCCCGCGAGGAAGACGTCAAGCGGGCCATGGCCGAGGCGGCCGAAGCCCGCGCCCGTCTGGCCGAAGCGCAAGCCCTGGCTGCCAAGGCCGTCATCCGTTCGCCGATCGACGGCGTGGTGCTGCGCAAACACCGCCGGGCCGGCGAGATGGTGTCCGTGTCCTTCGACACCCCGGTGGTCACGGTGGGCGACATCAGCCGGCTGCGCGTGCGGGCCGACGTTGACGAACGCGATATCTCCCGGGTCAACCCCGGCCAGAAAGCCGTCTTCATGGCCGAGGCCTACGGGGAGCGCCGCTTCACCGGAACCGTGGTCCGGGTGGCCAAAATACTCGGCAAGAAAAATATCCGCACCGACGAACCGGCCGAAAAAAACGATACCCGCATTCTCGAAACGCTCATCGACGTGGACGCCCCGGCCGAGCTGCCCGTTGGCCTTCGCCTGGACGTCTTCATCCTCACCGCCCCGGACGCAGAAAAAACCCTGCCAGCCTACACGCCCTAA
- a CDS encoding ABC transporter ATP-binding protein: MMPGKPLLEARRVAKTFTLGKVAVPALRGVDMAVAAGEVVLLMGPSGSGKTTLLSILGCILAPTSGSVAVMGRETAGLPEAELARVRLAHFGFIFQGYNLFPTLYAEENVRVSLDLRGVGKADAVARSRAALESVGLGDKFRVLPRDLSGGQKQRVAIARALVAEPEILLADEPTAALDSETGKSVIGLLRELAVTHGRSVVIVTHDARIAAFADRVIRIEDGRIAGQGQEFV; encoded by the coding sequence ATGATGCCGGGAAAACCGCTCCTTGAGGCCCGCCGGGTGGCCAAGACCTTTACCCTGGGCAAAGTGGCCGTGCCGGCCCTTCGCGGCGTGGATATGGCCGTGGCGGCCGGCGAGGTCGTGCTCCTTATGGGACCCTCGGGCAGCGGCAAGACCACGCTCCTTTCCATCCTCGGCTGCATCCTGGCCCCGACCAGCGGCAGCGTGGCGGTCATGGGCCGCGAAACCGCCGGCCTGCCCGAGGCCGAGCTGGCCCGGGTGCGTCTGGCCCATTTCGGCTTTATTTTCCAGGGGTACAACCTCTTCCCCACGCTTTATGCCGAGGAAAACGTCCGCGTGTCCCTTGATTTGCGCGGGGTGGGCAAGGCCGATGCCGTGGCCCGGTCCCGGGCCGCCCTGGAATCCGTCGGCCTTGGCGACAAATTTCGGGTGCTGCCCCGGGACTTAAGCGGCGGCCAGAAGCAGCGCGTGGCCATTGCCCGGGCCTTGGTGGCCGAACCGGAAATTTTGCTGGCCGACGAACCGACCGCGGCGCTGGACTCCGAAACCGGCAAATCAGTCATCGGCCTGTTGCGCGAGCTGGCCGTCACCCACGGCCGTTCCGTAGTCATCGTCACCCACGACGCCCGCATCGCCGCCTTTGCCGACCGGGTGATCCGCATCGAAGACGGCCGCATCGCCGGCCAGGGGCAGGAATTCGTATGA
- a CDS encoding FtsX-like permease family protein, with translation MIIRIALRNLLHDRVRLAVTLTGVVFAVVLIAVQGGLFVGFTRATSCVIDNTEAEIWVASRGVRNFDVTHPLPDQKFHQVLGIPGVAKAERFIVRFANWKKPAGGQESIEVVGFDPASGLGRPWALTAGSQNALRLPDAVAVDELYLTKLGVTGLGDRAEINDRRARIVALTRGIRSFTTSPYIFTSFENGLKYAGFARGQSTYLLVRPVAGLSTEALRDAIRAGVPDVDVFTREEFSGKTQYYWMFTTGAGMALLIAASLGLVVGGVVVAQTLYATTVDHLPEFGTLRAMGAPGGYIHRIIVAQAVAAALVGYTFGIAISYFLVSLAERGGASILLPPGMAVGLFFLTVTMCVTAGLVSIRKVTHIDPAMVFRGA, from the coding sequence ATGATCATCCGCATTGCCCTGCGCAATCTCCTGCACGACCGCGTGCGCCTGGCCGTCACGCTGACCGGCGTGGTCTTTGCCGTGGTGCTCATCGCCGTCCAGGGCGGCCTCTTTGTCGGCTTCACCCGGGCCACCTCCTGCGTCATCGACAACACCGAGGCCGAGATCTGGGTGGCCTCGCGCGGGGTGCGCAACTTTGACGTCACCCACCCCCTGCCCGACCAGAAATTCCATCAGGTCCTGGGCATTCCCGGCGTGGCCAAGGCCGAACGGTTCATCGTGCGCTTTGCCAACTGGAAAAAGCCGGCCGGCGGCCAGGAATCGATCGAGGTGGTGGGCTTTGATCCGGCCTCGGGCCTGGGCCGGCCCTGGGCCCTGACCGCCGGCAGCCAAAACGCCCTGCGCCTGCCCGACGCCGTGGCCGTGGACGAACTCTACCTGACCAAGCTCGGCGTCACGGGCCTTGGCGACCGGGCCGAAATCAACGACCGCCGGGCCAGGATCGTGGCGCTGACTCGCGGCATCCGGTCGTTTACCACCTCCCCCTACATCTTCACGTCGTTTGAAAACGGTCTCAAATACGCCGGCTTTGCCCGGGGCCAGAGCACCTATCTGCTGGTGCGCCCGGTTGCCGGCCTTTCAACCGAGGCCCTGCGCGACGCCATCCGGGCCGGCGTTCCGGACGTGGACGTCTTTACGCGCGAGGAATTTTCCGGAAAAACCCAGTATTACTGGATGTTCACCACCGGAGCCGGCATGGCGCTTTTAATCGCCGCCTCGCTTGGGCTGGTGGTCGGCGGCGTGGTGGTGGCCCAGACCCTCTACGCCACCACCGTGGACCATCTGCCGGAATTCGGCACGCTTCGGGCCATGGGCGCACCCGGCGGCTACATCCACCGCATCATCGTGGCCCAGGCCGTGGCCGCCGCCCTGGTCGGCTATACCTTTGGCATTGCCATCAGCTATTTCCTGGTCTCCCTGGCCGAACGCGGCGGGGCCTCCATCCTGCTGCCGCCGGGCATGGCCGTGGGCCTGTTTTTCCTCACCGTCACCATGTGCGTGACCGCCGGGCTGGTGTCGATCCGCAAGGTGACCCACATCGACCCGGCCATGGTCTTCCGGGGGGCCTGA